The window CAAAAAAGGCTATTCAGCATCAAACGCTGAGTACTCGAACGATGTTGAAAACACGAACCAGCTCGTCAACGAGAAACCCAATTGCGAAGaaggtttcattttcttcttttttttttcgtttgagtTTAATCTGCGTTGGCTGGCTTGTATTTTACGAATGTTTTTAACCATTGGTTGCGTTGATTTTGCAGGTGAAATGAAGCTAAAAAAGCCGTGGGATTACctgtcaaagaaaaagaaagccagCATTATTTTAGGGACGATTGGTTTTGCTTTCGTCAAGTTAggtttgatttcatttccGTCGTTAGTCGTCATGGAAGACACGACCACAACGTCCACAACGTCTACGACATCGACGACGACACCCACCACGACTACCACGCCCACAACGACCACATCTACAACTTCGACAACATCGACGACAACACCAACGACGACGACATCCACCACAtcgacgacaacgacgacaacgacaacaacaacgacaaccaCAATGATGCCAAGTACGTAAAAGACTTGGACTCTGGAaagacaaatgaaaacaatataGACACTTTTGACAGTTCATTAGATttccaaaaattgttttcattctaaTCCAATTATTTTGCTTTGACTTCATTTTGTTCGATTGCCGTGTTAGTGACGTGCTCGACTACATCGACCATGGCAACTGGATCGTACAAGACGATTCGAACTCCAGGCACTCAGGTGGAACAGTGTCTTTCCATCACCGTTGCTCCGGGCAGCCGAATTCAAATAACCTGCACTTCCATCAACGTTTCCACTGGCACCTATGTCACCGTaaattacatttcattttctttctgattttttaatatttaatcTATTTTCGtatgtataatttttttttattcgcccTATAGGTATTGGATCTATCCGGTACGAGTATCGTTGCTAATCCGCCCATTATAAACACGCCGTACACGACGGCGGACAACACGTTGATCATCAAATCTCTCGCCAGCAGTGCCAACGCCGATCAGCTGTGTTGCGATTGGATTACTGTTTAACTCAAACCTATCACACTAGACTACCagtcttttcatttcaaatagttccttttattttgaataacGATTATTTATAGAGAAGCTATAAAAAAACGGGGCCGTTATGTATAATTCCTTACGGGCCCACTGTACGATTTTTTGCTAATGTTATTACGATTCGCGTGATGTAAGCTAAGAAGATGCACTTGATAAATACACATTAAAAGAGAAGATGAAATCAATTAAACAATCGTCAAATGCTTCTAGCACCTGTGTCATAACATCATCTATACATTTTCAGCTTTAAACTTTACATTTGAATTCAACATCTCGGCTAACGTAGCAGCAGTAGCACTCGTTGTTTGTAGCACTTTCCAGCATCGATTCGTTAAAGCACAGCCTTTTGGGCCCGTTTGAAACGCCCATATGTTAACACACGTAAGCTGTTCATATATAGTGTTAGCAATCTAATAACGACGAATCCCTATAAGCCGGTTGTTGCAGCGTACTGTACAGTTAGCAATCACCAAAGGAGCGTGTAAAAGACTCTATTTTATCCTGCTGTATCGGTGTAGCCGTACATTTTGTTCTGTAACGGTGAATAATCGTTTCGTATAACACATTTTGTAATAAAAGTGTCACGCTTAGCATCGCATAAACATCTGCGCTGTAAGCAGCGTTCGGTTTCCATCAGCCAGTGGTGTGTTGCGGATGCATTATGGCTGACGCGTTAGAGCaaaaaggaagcaaaaaaaaaaaagcaaaccatTAAAACAGGCGATTAAACACAACAACGTAAAAAGCGTCAGGTCGTAATATTCAAGTGGGAATGGCGTTGTACCCAGTAACCCCCGACTGAATTGTTTGTCCTTGTATGAACGTAAAGCGGCCGATTCCCATCATCAGGTGGCATATGATGGCTGCCTTTGGAAACAAATGAGAAACAAGAAACAGTATaagtacaaaaagaaattaaattcaaGTGAGAATCACAATGTACCCAGTCACCCCGTCTGTAAATTGTTTCTCGTGTAAGCTTTCCCTAACGGACAAGTGATTGCCAATGATCAAGGTGGAACAGCATATGTTATACGCCCACCTTGAGAAGCGGACTGGCACTAATTACTACAATGGTGGAAAATAAAAGGcgatgaattgaaaaaaaaaaaaacgagcaaaATAATCAACGCAATGTTGATCGTTATCTTCCGCTACGGCTGGGCTAAAGATTTCCGACCACCTTCGGTGAAAGAATGTTTAGTaaaaccacacacacacaaaattagCTGTGAGAATAAAGCGAGACATAATGACAGACTGTGTTTTCGTGAATCTCAAATCAATTCAAACTTTATTTTAAAGTCATAAGAGAACAATGTTGTCAGCGTGCTATTTTTGTGAGACGGGCGGTACGAAAAAAAACCGTAATACAATTCAagatagaaacaaaaagggtgaaacagaaaattggCTAGATAAATGTGTCGAGCACGTCGTTAAAGCCGCATTGTACGTTATCCGACATGCCCGTCTCTATAGCAGTTGTAAAAAGGCAGCGTAGCAGTGCAAATGGACGTCAGCGTATCAAAACCGCTAGGCCGTCTCAactaaaaataacaaaatatataCGAAAGTATAAACTACACAAGATTTGCGAGTATTTGCGTGAAATAATCCGGCGCCAACGGCTTCTGCTTGAACATGGCTGGAAATGTTCAGCCTGCGTTATTtgaactgaaaacaaaaatgaaactctAAAGATACAAACGatatacttttgtttttgttcttgttcaTGTTAGACTTTGAAATGATGATTTATTTAATAACGACAGCTCGTAAGTTCCAGCCCACCGAAAGTTCGTTCACCAATGAACAAGCATTGTTCGTTGAAATCGTGCGGGACAGTGAGATCTTGAATCAGTCTCGTCCGTGGCTCGTATCAGTGAACAAGCAACAGCTGAAGGACGTCCACGCTTagttttccccctttttttttttaaggtttccAATGTTTCGTAACTCCAGTTGTCAATACACAGAAGTGCCAAATTAACGTGCTGTGGTCTAATCGCTATAGGTCAGCAAAATGTGGAACAGCCATTCCAATTCAAAACGTCTCGTTGTATTCTCCATTTGTTTGGTATAATTGTATTTATTCCTTTTCACACGTTAATCCCAATCATAATTATGTTAAagttgaaaaatgaatttgccaAGCAGGTTTTACTTCCCTGTCTACTCGTCTCTTCCTTGCGGATGACTAAAAAACGACGCCCGAATCGCGTAGAATTGACGCACGACGTTACCAACAAACCGGATGAGTATTACTACAGAGATCCTCGTCCTCAGGTCGTTTACCTCGATCACATTGTCAACAAATTTCGGCAAGATTCGAACGACAAGTCGAAACAATTGAACGAGAAATCAAGCCGCTACGGGAGTTCGTACACTAATTTGCAAGTGATTAAGAATCCAGTAGCTAATGACGATTACGGAACGGATGCTGATTACCATAACGACGTTGATCCGCATTATTACGACGAGAAACCCAACTGCAACGAAGGTGTCCTATCTTTTCAAAATCCCAGTTTTTGTTCATAACACATTTTTATATTGCCTGTACATACGACTCATCATTGTTTATTGGTTagtcaagaagaagaaaaagaaggtatGGGACAACTtgtcaaagaagaagaaagccaGCATCATTTTAGGGTCGATCGGCTTCGCTTTCGGTAAATTAggtttgatttccttttcttcgttggtGGTCTCTGAAGACACGACCACAACGTCGACAACATCAACGACGTCCACGACTACAACGCCGACAACAACCACATCGACCACTTCAACAACGTCGACGACTACcccaacgacgacgacgacaacgacgacaacaacgACCACAACAATGATGCCAAGTAATTAACAATCATCTTTAATCAAAATCGTTGCCCTACATTTGACTgctccctctttcttttcttggttgTGTGTAGTGACGTGCGCGACTACATCGAACATCAACTGGATCGTACAAAACGATTCGAACTCCAGGCAATCAGGTGGAACAATGTCTCTCCATCACCGTTGCTCCGGGCAGCCGAATTCAAATTACCTGCACTTCCATCAACGTATCTACTGGCACTTACGTCACcgtaaattttatttcattttctttctgatttaGTACCATTTGATCTGTTTTTGTATTGATAATTTTTGTTCATTCACCTTGTAGATATTGGATCAATCCGGTACGAGTATCATTGCTAATCCGCCTATTATAAATACACCCTACACCACAGCGGACAACACGTTGATTATCAAATCTCTTGCCAGCAGTGCCAACGCCGATCAGCTGTGCTGCGATTGGATAACAGTTTAACTGCTCTCcatataaatttttgtttattatatatttattaccTCCCACATTCATCGTTGCCTCCTCTTGCCTCGCTCAACAATTGATAACcattaaaacaaattgaaacatCACTATTTCAATACAAACGTGTATGATGTGGCTTCTGACCATCGTTGATAACATAATAAATCAATACGTAAATGTCTTCAATGGATTTCGATTTGGATTCGTGGTGGTATAATGTCACGCTACTTGGAAAAATTCCATAAAAATATATTCAGTATGTGCTTTATAAAGCTATGTTACGGCAAAAGCCCTCAAGCATTctctttgaattatttttgggCGATACACGACatatttataaaaatacatttttgttttcttagttTATGAacaacagcacaaaaaaaaaaaactcgattgAATTGCTCATTTTAATAAAGCAGCAAGTTTATAGCTCccgtatatgtatatatatccAGCTACATCATCCATTGCCGGTAAACGGTAAATTTGATTACTTCTATTACATCTATACACACGAATGCCGGTTATGTCACATGCCTTATTGTGGTCTAGCGTCCGGATACGATGGAACACTATACAAACCACTTAAgagcgcttttttttttattacaaagaATAGCGCAACTGAACGAGCACTAGGAGACTTTTCATTAAGAAAAGTATTGTACCCAGTGTACCTCAATCGCCTGCTGTGAACTAAAAGAGGATGACCATGTGTTGCGCGCGGGACCTATCCTGTTCCAGGTGGTCCAGGTGGCGTTCATTATATAAGCACAGTCGTAACAGCCTGATGGAAAACGAAgctctttgttttcatttttttcggcCAGTTGATTATTATGTAATTTAGAAAAGATCCGCGACGTTGCAAGAACGACACGACTAGAGCACCGAGAATGGTGACAAGGCAGAATATATACTTCAAAGTACAAATACATTAAAGGCTGAAGTTGACAAAGACTGCGATATAATTTTGCATTTTAGCGCTGTGTGTAATTTCTGGCCGCGTTGTCATCTATTTTGCACATCTGGTAGACATAAATCATTCGGAATTTCTATTAAGGTCATTTATATTATGCAGACACATTTGTACACTGAGCATTAAGAAAAGATAATATCTGTAGAATCCTCAGTTTGATTCCACACGTTTGTCACCAAGTTTACACACATTTTTGTGGCATCATCGAACGTCTGTGACGGCCGATTCACTCTTCCGGATTGGACCTATGTACAGGAAATACAAACGAATGTACGTATCATACATGACTGGGCTTCAGAATTGATTCTGTCCCTTAACGTTCTTAAAAATGACAAGCTTACGAATATAGGACGAATAAAATTGACGCAGTATATCAGGCGATTCTTCTAATCCGTCCTTAGAGTCACTAGTTGATGCCTCATGAATCTCTGGATGGATTGCGGATTGAGTGGTTACACTGGCAGGTTCTGACATGTAGGCCGTCTTCTGTTGCGTTTCATGCGAGTCATCGTCTAATCGGAAATGTttgtaataagaaaacagAGAATAATACTTGCGAAATTGGTTAACTCTTTACCTGACAAAATTTGCATTATCCATGTAATCTCTTCATCGAGTTCGTGTCCCATTTGCCCGGTTCCCTCTATCAAAAGATCACTATTAACGGGGACGTGCTCAGTTTGAAGTCCGTCATCCTAAGGTTTTTAAAGATAATAACGTTACATCCATTCAAGATCAACTGAAGGATTGTTCGTGCGAATTTTAATTGATCGTGACAAGTTCATATCCTCGCTaaatttcaagaaaagatTTCCACCCACCTTTTTTACCTGCTTGACTGATGCGCTTGGTTTCTTCTTGTATCCGCGTACAGACGTATTCGACTGATTCACCTTTTCTTCTAATTGCATCAACTCAATGGGCACAGCTTTTGTTTCGTCTCGCTCCGTTGGATGCACAGTTTCAACGGGTGTCTTCATCAGCTCTGCTTCCAGCCATCCTAAAGGTTTTCTCTCTGACTCTACCAACTGTGTTGACGTGTTTTTGATttctgaaatttcaaaatgctcCGGTTTTAGCAACTCGATTTTCTCCGTCTGGATCGATTCGGATAGGTTTTCGTTTTGAACGAGTGCTGGGACGACTAATGTGCCGTTATGGCTGGACTGGTGGAATTCAGGTGTTTCCACTGTTGAACGAATCAGTTCAACTGGTTCTTTGTTCTGCGGTTGATTTAAACTTTCagttattttctcttttgtctgCTGTTTTGTCTGGTCAATTAGCTCCTCGTCTCGAACCAATGGAGTTGGCTCGAGTACCATCTCTTTGAGATCCCACTGGACAATGACCGGCAGCTGCTCATCTTCTTGTACAACTGGAGTCTCTTCGTGAGTCATATCTGTGGGAAAGATCCATTCATTTTCCTTTGACACTGGAGGTGCAGTTTGTTCGCCATTTTTCTCTGATTGCATCCATTCAGAGTTAGTCCGGTCAGTTGACTCCTGTGACTCTATTGGCTTTTTTCCCATCGATTCAAACTCTTTTGCATTTTCATCAGGGGACAAGGATTTAGGCGGTTGTTCTTTCATCAGTTGCCATTCTATATGCTGTTTTTCTGGATCCTGATGGAGAGTCTCGAATGGTTCCTTGTACGACGATTGATGTGGTGTCACTCGATGTTCCTGTTCAACTTGCATCGATTTTTCATCAAGCAGCTTTTCTTCAAGGTTAACGACCTCTTTCTCTGATTGTGTTGGTTCAACTGGTTGTAGCCTTTGATCTAGAAGGAACGCTCCTGTGAATTCCGTACTAGTTTCTGGCTGTAGCGTTTCAAATTCGACATTTTTCTGCCATGTCGATTCAATAGGCAACTTGTTCTCGTCCGGCTGTTGgacattttcaatttgtttaactttttGATCCACTTGAATCGATTCAAATGATTCGACCCTATTTCCCAACTCTTCTTGTTGTCCTGGTTTCTTTGATTCATCGGGATTCTCCACTTGCACCAACATCGGTTGAATTCCATTGACATTTCCATCTTCTGCAAATGATCCTAATTGTTCCATAATTTGCACTAACGGCACTGATGATTCATCTAACACTTCAGGCTTTACTGGATTAAGAATCGCAACAAACTTCTGCTGGTTCTGTTCGATTCCCGCTAACGTTTGATTCGGCTGTACGGCCTCTGATTTGTCTTGTTCACCTTGCGGTAATTGAACAGGTATCAAACTTGGTTGTTCGGTCCCTATCGGCTCAGCTGGCTCCGCCTTTTGCCCCAACGTTCCAGGTCCATTTGAGTTCTCTTTGTGCCTCACCCGTTCTgatgtttcctctttttctctcgtctGTACGGAATCCATCAATGGAGGTCCGACGGCCCTGACCTTTTCGATCGGTTCATCTGGTTCTGAACCATGCTGTCGCTGCATCCATTCAATCAATTCCAATATATGCTCCGGCTGGAGGATATCGTACGATTGCACTTTTTCTCTCAGCTGCATCAACTCTATCGGTTTCTGCTTTATATTTCCTATTTCCTCTGTCTTTTGGCCGGACTGGACGGGTCTTTGAGTTGTTAACCCACCTGACTTCTCCAAATTTGGCCGTTTCAATTCGACCGGCATTGCATTTTGCTTCACATCTTCTAATTTGACCGAACTTGGATGTTCTCCGGATTGCCTCAACCCAAATTGTTGAGTTGTATCCTCTGAATGCTGAGCCTCAATTGGCTTGTCTTTGTGCAGTGAAATGACCAGCTTAATTGGATTCTTGTCGTGTTCCAGTATCCACTGAAACGATTCTGTTTTTTCATCCGGTCGCACGGAAATCACTGCTTCCACCTGGTGCTCCAGTTCTAAATGTCCGTCATCCGCTGACTGTTCTCCAGCGAAATGTTCTATTGTCTTCTCTTGTTGCCCTATCGTTTGTGATTCTGGCTGTACATTAACGTACGATTGCACCGATTCAACCGTCTTTTGTTCCAGATGGCCTGGTTTATCTGcaactttcttcttttgcccgTGCTACCATGAAATCGAATACAATTGCATCACAAATCAGACACAAGCGATTCGTGAAGTATTAAATACCGAAATTTTATGCAGAGAATCTGCGACGAAATCGGCGAATACTCCAGGTGGTCCTGGTGCTCCTGCTGGTCCAGGAGGACCGGGCGGACCTGTTGCACCAGCCGCACCACCTGCGCCTGCTGCTCCAGCTGCTCCGGCTGCTCCAGCAGCGCCTGTAGGGCCTGGAGGTCCAGGAGAACCCGTTGCACCGGCTGCTCCGGCCGCTCCTGGTGCTCCAGCTGCACCAACTTGACCAGGTGGGCCGGTTGGGCCAGCTGAACCTGATGGTCCGGTTGGGCCTGTAGCACCAGATGAACCTGCTGGACCCGTGGCACCGGGAGGGCCAGATGCACCGGCTGCACCGGGCGCTCCTGGGGCACCAATGGCTCCGGATGAACCGGGAGGACCACTAGAACCAGAAGGACCTGTTGGGCCCGTTGGACCAGTTGGGCCTGTTGCTCCTGCTGCACCCACTGAGCCAGATGGACCAGGAGGACCAGCAGCACCAGAAGTACCAGCCGGACCAGTTGCACCTGTTGGACCAGGAGCTCCTGGTGGCCCATTTGCTCCAGTAGGACCGGCTGCTCCTGATGTACCAGCCGGGCCAGTTGCACCCGTGGGTCCAGGAGCTCCGGCCGCACCTGCTGCCCCTGCCGCACCAGGCACCCCTGGCACACCAGGTATACCAGGTATTCCTACTCCTGTTGGACCAGGGGGTCCAGGCAGCCCAGGTGGACCTAAAAATGTTCCACGTTTCatcaaattgaattcaaaacaaaaaggaaacgaaaaataattcattaatCAAAGTTAAATGGAAGTTGTATTACCTGGCGGCCCTGCGACGTAAGTGGGGTAACTCGTGTATCCAAATATCCTTCCTATTCCTAATTTGGATCCAATTAACTTTCGGATACCGAACCAATACGGACC of the Daphnia carinata strain CSIRO-1 chromosome 10, CSIRO_AGI_Dcar_HiC_V3, whole genome shotgun sequence genome contains:
- the LOC130702048 gene encoding uncharacterized protein LOC130702048 gives rise to the protein MCNSEFNSKRVVFFFICVVSLPSLFVSSLLMTQNEEELSNDIATHSDDYYDSHLHYQILFLNYFINKFRQDSNHRSRKLYAKSSRSGSPYSDNDVVVGTPIKKGYSASNAEYSNDVENTNQLVNEKPNCEEGEMKLKKPWDYLSKKKKASIILGTIGFAFVKLGLISFPSLVVMEDTTTTSTTSTTSTTTPTTTTTPTTTTSTTSTTSTTTPTTTTSTTSTTTTTTTTTTTTTMMPMTCSTTSTMATGSYKTIRTPGTQVEQCLSITVAPGSRIQITCTSINVSTGTYVTVLDLSGTSIVANPPIINTPYTTADNTLIIKSLASSANADQLCCDWITV
- the LOC130702039 gene encoding LOW QUALITY PROTEIN: myotubularin-related protein DDB_G0290005-like (The sequence of the model RefSeq protein was modified relative to this genomic sequence to represent the inferred CDS: inserted 2 bases in 1 codon), producing MWNSHSNSKRLVVFSICLVLLPCLLVSSLRMTKKRRPNRVELTHDVTNKPDEYYYRDPRPQVVYLDHIVNKFRQDSNDKSKQLNEKSSRYGSSYTNLQVIKNPVANDDYGTDADYHNDVDPHYYDEKPNCNEVKKKKKKVWDNLSKKKKASIILGSIGFAFGKLGLISFSSLVVSEDTTTTSTTSTTSTTTTPTTTTSTTSTTSTTTPTTTTTTTTTTTTTMMPMTCATTSNXSTGSYKTIRTPGNQVEQCLSITVAPGSRIQITCTSINVSTGTYVTILDQSGTSIIANPPIINTPYTTADNTLIIKSLASSANADQLCCDWITV
- the LOC130702028 gene encoding uncharacterized protein LOC130702028 translates to MAAIGTDGSGIQQHRWNGLIAPSYRVPSPFNRNITLSQLDFLLRHISGNSTRSKNGTPGNSFSGRSMIDDQWRFYPISPPPVDVRRFDDGNVKKGLPKSRSNPRINPRFVRFKIVDIESLTHNEGSNKHSFNNTYDLFGNASDIDQTSRTGPYWFGIRKLIGSKLGIGRIFGYTSYPTYVAGPPGPPGLPGPPGPTGVGIPGIPGVPGVPGAAGAAGAAGAPGPTGATGPAGTSGAAGPTGANGPPGAPGPTGATGPAGTSGAAGPPGPSGSVGAAGATGPTGPTGPTGPSGSSGPPGSSGAIGAPGAPGAAGASGPPGATGPAGSSGATGPTGPSGSAGPTGPPGQVGAAGAPGAAGAAGATGSPGPPGPTGAAGAAGAAGAAGAGGAAGATGPPGPPGPAGAPGPPGVFADFVADSLHKISHGQKKKVADKPGHLEQKTVESVQSYVNVQPESQTIGQQEKTIEHFAGEQSADDGHLELEHQVEAVISVRPDEKTESFQWILEHDKNPIKLVISLHKDKPIEAQHSEDTTQQFGLRQSGEHPSSVKLEDVKQNAMPVELKRPNLEKSGGLTTQRPVQSGQKTEEIGNIKQKPIELMQLREKVQSYDILQPEHILELIEWMQRQHGSEPDEPIEKVRAVGPPLMDSVQTREKEETSERVRHKENSNGPGTLGQKAEPAEPIGTEQPSLIPVQLPQGEQDKSEAVQPNQTLAGIEQNQQKFVAILNPVKPEVLDESSVPLVQIMEQLGSFAEDGNVNGIQPMLVQVENPDESKKPGQQEELGNRVESFESIQVDQKVKQIENVQQPDENKLPIESTWQKNVEFETLQPETSTEFTGAFLLDQRLQPVEPTQSEKEVVNLEEKLLDEKSMQVEQEHRVTPHQSSYKEPFETLHQDPEKQHIEWQLMKEQPPKSLSPDENAKEFESMGKKPIESQESTDRTNSEWMQSEKNGEQTAPPVSKENEWIFPTDMTHEETPVVQEDEQLPVIVQWDLKEMVLEPTPLVRDEELIDQTKQQTKEKITESLNQPQNKEPVELIRSTVETPEFHQSSHNGTLVVPALVQNENLSESIQTEKIELLKPEHFEISEIKNTSTQLVESERKPLGWLEAELMKTPVETVHPTERDETKAVPIELMQLEEKVNQSNTSVRGYKKKPSASVKQVKKDDGLQTEHVPVNSDLLIEGTGQMGHELDEEITWIMQILSDDDSHETQQKTAYMSEPASVTTQSAIHPEIHEASTSDSKDGLEESPDILRQFYSSYIRPIRKSESAVTDVR